A genomic segment from Brevundimonas mediterranea encodes:
- a CDS encoding pirin family protein, producing MIERRPFESLGGANHGWLNAKHHFSFANYYDPKRMSWGNLRVWNDDEIAAGSGFPPHPHADMEIITYVRDGAITHEDSLGNKGRTVAGDVQVMSAGTGIRHAEYNAEPELTRIFQIWIEPTKRGEAPSWGSKPFPKGERSGQFVVLASGFEGDTEALPIRTDARIVAATLNAGDSADYALGSNRRAYLVPAKGEIEVNGVRLNARDGAAIAQEDVVTVKAVSDAEVVLVDAA from the coding sequence ATGATCGAGCGCAGACCTTTTGAATCGCTGGGCGGCGCCAACCATGGCTGGCTGAACGCCAAACATCACTTCTCCTTCGCCAACTATTATGATCCCAAGCGGATGAGCTGGGGCAATCTGCGGGTCTGGAACGACGACGAGATCGCCGCCGGATCCGGCTTCCCGCCCCACCCGCACGCCGACATGGAGATCATCACCTATGTCCGCGACGGGGCCATCACTCACGAGGACAGCCTGGGCAACAAGGGCCGCACCGTGGCCGGGGACGTCCAGGTGATGAGCGCCGGCACCGGAATCCGCCACGCCGAATACAACGCCGAGCCGGAGCTGACCCGGATCTTCCAGATCTGGATCGAGCCGACCAAGCGCGGCGAGGCGCCCAGCTGGGGTTCCAAGCCCTTCCCCAAGGGCGAGCGTTCGGGACAGTTCGTGGTCCTGGCCTCGGGCTTTGAAGGCGACACGGAAGCTCTGCCGATCCGCACCGATGCGCGGATCGTGGCGGCGACGCTGAACGCCGGCGACAGCGCCGACTATGCGTTGGGATCGAACCGGCGGGCCTATCTGGTGCCAGCCAAGGGCGAGATCGAGGTCAATGGCGTTCGTCTGAACGCCCGCGACGGCGCCGCTATCGCTCAGGAGGACGTCGTGACGGTCAAGGCGGTCTCGGACGCCGAGGTCGTGCTGGTGGACGCGGCCTGA
- the pip gene encoding prolyl aminopeptidase: MAFPTPVEPRRELYPEIEPFASGWMTTDGVHEIYYEESGNPQGRPVLVLHGGPGGAVNPGMRRYFDPAQYRIIMFDQRGCGQSRPHASLENNTTWTLIEDIERLRERCGVDKWVVFGGSWGSTLSMAYAITHPERVLALVLRGIFLLTRKELHWFYQDGASMIFPDAWERFVAPIPEAERGDLMGAYYKRLIGDDVADRERCAVAWSSWEGETVSVEGPNARPDKFAEPEFAVAFARIENWFFTNAGFFPEDGWIVKNVDRMRHIPCWIAQGRFDVVTPIASAWSLHRAWPEAKLDIVADAGHASSEPGIVDSLVRATDWAAGL, encoded by the coding sequence ATGGCCTTCCCCACGCCCGTCGAGCCGCGTCGCGAACTCTACCCCGAGATCGAACCCTTCGCCTCAGGCTGGATGACCACCGACGGCGTCCACGAAATCTATTACGAGGAAAGCGGCAATCCGCAGGGCCGGCCGGTTCTGGTGCTGCACGGCGGACCCGGCGGCGCCGTCAATCCCGGCATGCGCCGCTATTTCGATCCGGCCCAGTATCGGATCATCATGTTCGATCAGCGCGGCTGCGGCCAATCCCGCCCCCACGCCTCGCTGGAAAACAACACCACCTGGACCCTGATCGAGGACATTGAGCGGCTGCGGGAACGGTGCGGCGTCGACAAATGGGTGGTGTTCGGCGGGTCCTGGGGCTCGACCCTGTCCATGGCCTACGCCATCACTCATCCTGAGCGCGTCCTGGCCCTGGTTCTGCGCGGCATCTTCCTGCTGACCAGGAAGGAGTTGCACTGGTTCTATCAGGACGGCGCCTCGATGATCTTCCCGGACGCCTGGGAAAGGTTCGTCGCCCCCATACCCGAAGCCGAACGCGGCGACCTGATGGGCGCCTATTACAAGCGGCTGATCGGTGACGACGTCGCCGACCGCGAACGTTGCGCGGTCGCCTGGTCCAGCTGGGAAGGCGAGACGGTCAGCGTCGAGGGCCCCAACGCCAGGCCGGACAAGTTCGCCGAACCCGAATTTGCGGTCGCCTTCGCCCGGATCGAGAACTGGTTCTTCACCAACGCGGGCTTCTTCCCGGAGGACGGCTGGATCGTGAAGAATGTGGACCGGATGCGCCACATCCCCTGCTGGATCGCCCAGGGCCGGTTCGATGTCGTCACCCCGATCGCCAGCGCCTGGTCCCTGCACCGGGCCTGGCCCGAGGCGAAGCTGGACATCGTCGCCGACGCCGGCCACGCCTCGTCGGAGCCGGGCATCGTCGACAGCCTGGTCCGCGCCACAGACTGGGCCGCCGGACTCTGA
- a CDS encoding phospholipase D-like domain-containing protein — MTQDGDSYDGSLLTPGAGVWRSEIAHRFSILMENETYFDALSSALQKAERSIVVLGWQFDPRTHLDPETRPGERQHEIGHQLRMLVKRKPDLDVRLLIWKSPLLIAASQGFYPHRAQRWFRKRMVEFRMDAPGPIGACHHQKVIVIDDRVAFCGGGDISTDRWDSVEHLDGDPRRALPNGVICKARHEVMCVMDGPAARALGDLARERWFKATWERTVPDEVESDPWPDGVPVQMTEAPVGIARTEPKWSGRHEVRENEALHLEAIRRAKRLIYFENQYFTSPIIAAALAERLAEVDGPEVVVVSTGKSPSWFDSMTMDTARAEVLYRLEQADKYNRFFAFAPLTAEGDRIIVHAKVSIIDDRLLRIGSSNLNNRSMGLDTECDVAVEPTDAAGRAVIVHHRHRTIGHWIGVPAQDFAAVEGVLGSTGAAISSFGSDRLKSLGSDPPTRIQRIFAEWQLGDPTSSTDAWRPWKRLNRSHRTRPASEGGQAPG, encoded by the coding sequence ATGACCCAAGACGGCGACAGCTATGACGGCAGTCTGCTGACCCCCGGAGCGGGCGTCTGGCGCAGCGAGATCGCGCACAGGTTTTCCATCCTGATGGAGAACGAAACCTATTTCGACGCGCTGTCCTCCGCCCTCCAGAAAGCTGAACGGTCGATCGTTGTCCTGGGTTGGCAGTTCGACCCCCGCACCCACCTGGACCCGGAGACCCGGCCCGGCGAAAGACAGCATGAGATCGGCCACCAGTTGCGCATGCTGGTGAAGCGCAAGCCGGACCTGGACGTCCGGCTGCTGATCTGGAAGTCGCCTTTGCTGATTGCCGCGTCCCAGGGCTTCTATCCCCACCGCGCCCAGCGCTGGTTCCGCAAGCGGATGGTCGAGTTCCGCATGGACGCGCCTGGCCCCATCGGGGCCTGTCACCACCAGAAGGTCATCGTCATTGACGACCGCGTCGCCTTCTGCGGCGGGGGCGACATCTCGACGGATCGTTGGGATTCCGTCGAACATCTGGACGGAGATCCGCGTCGCGCCCTGCCGAACGGCGTGATCTGCAAGGCCCGCCATGAGGTGATGTGCGTGATGGATGGGCCGGCCGCGCGCGCTCTTGGCGATCTGGCGCGCGAACGCTGGTTCAAGGCGACATGGGAACGGACCGTGCCGGACGAGGTGGAGAGCGATCCCTGGCCTGACGGCGTGCCGGTGCAGATGACCGAGGCGCCGGTCGGCATCGCCCGCACCGAACCCAAGTGGAGCGGCCGCCACGAGGTGCGTGAAAACGAGGCCTTGCACCTGGAGGCGATCCGGCGGGCCAAACGACTGATCTATTTCGAGAACCAGTATTTCACCTCGCCGATCATCGCCGCCGCCCTGGCCGAGCGCCTGGCCGAGGTCGACGGCCCGGAAGTGGTTGTCGTCTCTACCGGCAAGAGCCCCAGCTGGTTCGACAGCATGACCATGGATACGGCCCGCGCCGAGGTGTTGTACCGGCTTGAACAGGCCGACAAATACAATCGGTTCTTCGCCTTCGCGCCTTTGACGGCGGAGGGCGACCGCATCATCGTTCACGCCAAGGTGTCGATCATCGATGATCGGCTGTTGCGGATCGGATCGTCCAATCTGAACAACCGGTCGATGGGGCTGGACACCGAATGCGACGTCGCGGTCGAGCCGACCGATGCGGCCGGCCGCGCGGTCATCGTCCATCATCGCCATCGCACCATCGGTCACTGGATCGGCGTCCCAGCTCAGGATTTTGCGGCTGTGGAGGGGGTGCTGGGGTCGACGGGCGCGGCCATCAGCAGTTTCGGCAGTGACCGGCTCAAGTCCTTGGGTTCGGATCCGCCGACGCGGATCCAGCGGATCTTCGCCGAATGGCAACTGGGCGACCCCACCTCATCGACCGACGCCTGGCGGCCCTGGAAAAGGCTGAACCGTTCGCACCGCACGCGGCCCGCGTCGGAAGGCGGCCAGGCCCCCGG
- a CDS encoding LptF/LptG family permease: protein MTLIQRYLFRQISLPVVAACASLAGIGILSQSLDQLEVIVERGQSVWVMVKLTLLALPQLLAVILPIGLFVGALIALTRMQREQELTAAFAGGMTRWQVISPAARLAFLVLILNLVMTLFAQPWAQREARNQAFAIRTDLAALLVEEGQFVQGPDGLTVYVQQIEQNGLLKNLFVYLDDGKSTQNWSAAEARFGRDAANEPVLTMIDGSWQKYSSRGVLETLSFDRYDFPLGQFSGVTEQIRYKPADLYLRQLLTPSPRVLETAGSRGELLAEAHARIAAPLYALVAMAMALAAIMGGSFSRTGYSLRIAKAAGVFLLVRVIGYGLVAASAWNPWMNILQYLAPLIVVAAAVRLLFRALKPRKRRKSPVIDRLRARFA from the coding sequence ATGACCCTGATTCAAAGATACCTTTTCCGCCAGATCTCGCTGCCCGTGGTTGCGGCCTGCGCTTCCTTGGCTGGAATCGGGATTCTGAGCCAAAGCCTCGACCAACTGGAAGTCATTGTCGAACGCGGCCAGAGCGTGTGGGTCATGGTGAAACTGACCCTGCTGGCCCTGCCTCAGCTGCTGGCGGTCATCCTGCCGATCGGTCTGTTCGTCGGCGCCCTCATCGCCCTGACCCGAATGCAGCGCGAGCAGGAACTGACGGCGGCCTTCGCCGGCGGAATGACGCGATGGCAGGTGATCTCGCCCGCGGCGCGACTGGCGTTCCTCGTGCTGATTCTGAATCTCGTGATGACCCTGTTCGCCCAGCCGTGGGCCCAGCGTGAAGCCCGCAACCAGGCTTTCGCCATTCGCACGGACCTGGCGGCCCTGCTGGTCGAGGAGGGCCAGTTCGTCCAGGGACCGGACGGCTTGACCGTCTATGTCCAGCAGATCGAACAGAACGGCCTTCTGAAAAACCTGTTCGTCTACCTCGATGACGGCAAGTCGACCCAGAACTGGAGCGCCGCCGAGGCGCGTTTCGGTCGTGACGCCGCCAATGAGCCGGTTCTCACCATGATCGACGGTTCCTGGCAGAAATATTCGTCGCGCGGCGTGCTCGAGACCCTGTCCTTCGACAGATACGACTTCCCCCTGGGCCAGTTCTCCGGCGTGACCGAGCAGATTCGCTACAAGCCGGCCGACCTCTATCTTCGTCAGTTGTTGACCCCCTCGCCTCGCGTGCTGGAGACCGCCGGCTCGCGCGGCGAACTGCTGGCCGAGGCCCACGCCCGCATCGCCGCCCCGCTCTACGCCCTTGTCGCCATGGCCATGGCCCTGGCCGCCATCATGGGCGGATCGTTCAGCCGCACCGGCTATTCGCTTCGGATCGCCAAGGCGGCGGGCGTCTTCCTTTTGGTCCGGGTGATCGGCTACGGACTGGTGGCCGCCAGCGCCTGGAACCCGTGGATGAACATCCTGCAGTATCTGGCGCCCCTGATCGTCGTCGCAGCGGCCGTGCGGCTGCTGTTCCGCGCCCTCAAGCCCCGCAAGCGCCGAAAGTCGCCGGTCATCGACCGGCTGCGCGCGAGATTCGCATGA
- a CDS encoding DNA polymerase III subunit chi produces MSGKPEIWFYHLERSTLDQVLPTLLEKTLERGWRALIKSAHAHRLDDVDERLWSFHDESFLPHGRADQPHADRQPVLLSESGENLNGAQALFIVDDAELGVTEGFERCFIIFDGRDEPALQYARGRWKTLKEQGANLAYWRQTDEGRWEKAA; encoded by the coding sequence ATGAGCGGCAAGCCCGAAATCTGGTTCTACCATCTGGAGCGTTCCACGCTGGACCAGGTGCTGCCGACCCTGCTCGAGAAGACGCTCGAGCGGGGTTGGCGCGCCCTGATCAAGTCGGCGCACGCCCATCGGCTGGACGATGTCGATGAGCGGCTGTGGAGTTTTCATGATGAGAGTTTCCTGCCGCATGGCCGGGCCGATCAGCCCCATGCGGATCGCCAGCCTGTGCTGCTGAGCGAATCGGGAGAGAACCTGAACGGCGCTCAGGCGCTGTTCATCGTCGACGACGCAGAACTGGGCGTGACGGAAGGGTTTGAACGATGCTTCATCATTTTCGACGGTCGGGACGAGCCGGCGCTGCAATACGCGCGCGGACGCTGGAAGACGCTAAAAGAACAGGGCGCCAATCTGGCCTATTGGCGTCAGACGGACGAAGGGCGCTGGGAAAAGGCGGCCTGA
- a CDS encoding leucyl aminopeptidase translates to MKIEFVAAVDAAEILAVPVHEDRTLAGSGPALDAKANGALTRAMSKSRFVGKSGQTLSIAAPSGVNADCVLLVGAGAADKLDDLAVEAFGGAAYAAVKLSGAEILTIDASGLTPEQAARVGFAARLAAYRFDKYRTTQKPDKIPSITAIRVVTSDLRAAEAALEPLSAVADGVIFARDLVSEPANVLYPAEFAKRVKALESLGLEVEILGEAEMETLGMRTLLGVGQGSRRESQLAVMKWNGGEAGGQPIAFVGKGVCFDTGGISIKPADGMEDMKWDMGGAAAVTGTMIALAGRKAKVNAVGVLGLVENMPDGDAQRPGDVVVSMSGQTVEVINTDAEGRLVLADALWYTQQRFKPKFMIDLATLTGAMIVALGLDYAGVFSNSDAVADPILAASKKVGENFWRMPIPDIYEQHIDSKIADVKNTGNGRAGGSITAALFLQRFTNGVPWAHLDIAPTAWANKSPSPTVPEGGVGFAVRTLDRMVADAYEA, encoded by the coding sequence ATGAAGATCGAGTTCGTCGCTGCCGTGGACGCCGCTGAAATTCTCGCCGTGCCGGTTCATGAGGACCGCACGCTCGCCGGTTCAGGCCCGGCACTGGACGCCAAGGCCAACGGCGCCCTGACCAGAGCCATGTCCAAGAGCCGTTTCGTCGGCAAGTCTGGACAGACGCTGAGCATCGCCGCGCCGTCGGGTGTGAACGCCGATTGCGTGCTGCTGGTCGGCGCCGGGGCTGCGGACAAGCTGGACGACCTGGCGGTCGAGGCCTTCGGCGGCGCCGCCTATGCGGCGGTGAAACTGTCGGGCGCCGAGATTCTGACCATCGACGCCTCGGGCCTGACGCCGGAACAGGCCGCCCGCGTTGGCTTCGCCGCCCGTCTGGCCGCCTATCGGTTCGACAAGTACCGGACCACCCAGAAGCCCGACAAGATCCCGTCGATCACCGCGATCCGCGTCGTGACGTCGGACCTGCGCGCCGCCGAGGCCGCGCTGGAGCCCCTGTCGGCCGTCGCCGACGGCGTGATCTTCGCCCGCGACCTGGTGTCCGAACCCGCCAACGTCCTGTACCCGGCCGAGTTCGCCAAGCGCGTCAAGGCGCTGGAAAGCCTGGGTCTTGAGGTCGAAATCCTCGGCGAGGCCGAGATGGAGACGCTGGGCATGCGCACCCTGCTGGGCGTCGGCCAGGGCAGCCGTCGCGAAAGCCAGTTGGCGGTCATGAAGTGGAACGGCGGCGAGGCCGGCGGCCAGCCGATCGCCTTCGTCGGCAAGGGCGTCTGTTTCGACACCGGCGGCATCTCGATCAAGCCGGCCGACGGCATGGAAGACATGAAGTGGGACATGGGCGGCGCGGCCGCCGTGACCGGAACCATGATCGCCCTGGCCGGCCGCAAGGCCAAGGTCAACGCCGTCGGCGTGCTGGGTCTGGTCGAGAACATGCCGGACGGCGACGCCCAGCGCCCCGGCGACGTGGTCGTGTCGATGTCGGGTCAGACGGTCGAGGTGATCAACACTGACGCCGAGGGCCGCCTCGTCCTGGCCGACGCCCTCTGGTACACGCAGCAGCGTTTCAAGCCGAAATTCATGATCGACCTGGCCACCCTGACGGGCGCCATGATCGTGGCCCTGGGCCTGGATTACGCCGGCGTCTTCTCCAACTCGGACGCGGTGGCCGATCCGATCCTGGCGGCGTCGAAGAAGGTGGGCGAGAATTTCTGGCGGATGCCGATCCCCGACATCTATGAACAGCACATCGACTCGAAGATCGCCGATGTGAAGAACACGGGCAACGGCCGCGCCGGCGGCTCGATCACCGCCGCCCTGTTCCTGCAGCGCTTCACCAACGGCGTGCCGTGGGCGCACCTGGACATCGCCCCGACCGCCTGGGCCAACAAGAGCCCCAGCCCCACCGTGCCGGAAGGCGGCGTCGGCTTCGCCGTGCGCACGCTGGATCGCATGGTGGCCGACGCCTACGAAGCCTGA
- a CDS encoding DUF423 domain-containing protein, translated as MTPSRNLIVFAALNGALAVALGAFAAHGAGPQVKTLLSTGAHYQLAHAVFALACTLWTGGGRWARIAGWLGAAGGLVFSLALAFVALLSLPVMGAVAPIGGLLMIAGWLCLAFAAFRS; from the coding sequence ATGACACCGAGTCGCAATCTGATCGTCTTCGCCGCCCTGAACGGGGCTCTTGCCGTCGCCCTGGGCGCCTTTGCGGCCCATGGCGCCGGGCCGCAGGTCAAGACGCTGCTGTCCACCGGCGCCCATTATCAACTGGCCCACGCCGTCTTCGCCCTGGCCTGCACCCTGTGGACCGGCGGCGGTCGATGGGCGCGGATCGCCGGCTGGCTGGGCGCGGCGGGCGGACTTGTGTTCTCGCTCGCCCTGGCCTTCGTCGCCCTGCTCAGTCTGCCCGTCATGGGCGCCGTCGCTCCGATCGGCGGCCTGCTCATGATCGCCGGTTGGCTTTGCCTAGCCTTTGCGGCATTTCGTTCCTAA
- a CDS encoding MFS transporter, with protein sequence MELGSRSRAALQYVLMFGGLGVSLPYAGLWMRAQGLSGAEIGVLLAAPMLGRLITGPALAVWADGFRYRRTPIALLAALAGLGYGAAGLSEGFAAWAVCWFIGATGAAAIIPLTDVLTLRLARREGFSFAVPRGFGSAAFVATNIAVGFVLRATGPEAVIVGVILACLGIAVVARRVLPAEPVHDGPPIPGWDRFRGMGRLLKDPVLVTALVAIGAVQAAHAFYYGFSAIVWRGQGIEPHLTGLLWAFAVAAEIGFMWIVDPWRRRRGIGAWPLLALAATAAVLRWGLMAAAPPLWILWPLQALHALSFAASYLAGIELTERLAPRDSQTTAQTLSSTLSAGVLIGLATLASGPLYDAYGAGGYLAMAGLAGLGLIAVMALKPMLVARARFEATGPYGRP encoded by the coding sequence ATGGAATTGGGATCCAGATCGCGCGCGGCGCTGCAATATGTCCTGATGTTCGGCGGATTGGGCGTCAGCCTGCCCTACGCCGGCCTCTGGATGCGCGCCCAGGGACTGAGCGGGGCGGAGATCGGCGTTCTTCTGGCCGCCCCCATGCTGGGACGGCTGATCACGGGGCCTGCCCTGGCGGTCTGGGCCGATGGTTTTCGCTATCGCCGCACGCCCATAGCCCTTCTCGCCGCCCTGGCCGGCCTGGGATACGGAGCGGCGGGTCTGTCCGAAGGATTCGCAGCCTGGGCGGTCTGCTGGTTCATCGGCGCGACAGGCGCGGCGGCGATCATCCCCCTGACGGACGTTCTCACCCTGAGACTGGCCCGTCGTGAAGGATTCAGCTTCGCCGTGCCGCGCGGTTTCGGCTCCGCCGCCTTTGTCGCGACCAATATCGCCGTGGGGTTCGTCCTGCGGGCGACGGGGCCCGAGGCGGTCATCGTCGGCGTGATCCTGGCCTGTCTGGGCATAGCGGTCGTGGCCCGGCGGGTGCTGCCCGCCGAGCCGGTGCATGACGGCCCTCCGATCCCCGGCTGGGATCGGTTTCGGGGCATGGGGCGACTGTTGAAAGATCCCGTTCTGGTGACGGCCCTGGTCGCCATAGGCGCGGTGCAGGCGGCCCACGCCTTCTACTATGGTTTCTCCGCGATTGTCTGGCGGGGGCAGGGGATTGAACCGCATCTGACGGGGCTGTTGTGGGCCTTCGCCGTGGCGGCCGAGATCGGCTTCATGTGGATTGTCGATCCCTGGCGTCGTCGGCGCGGGATTGGAGCCTGGCCGCTGCTGGCGCTCGCTGCGACGGCGGCCGTGCTGCGCTGGGGGCTGATGGCGGCGGCGCCCCCGTTGTGGATCCTGTGGCCGCTCCAGGCGCTGCACGCCCTCAGTTTTGCGGCCAGCTATCTGGCCGGGATCGAACTGACCGAACGGCTGGCCCCACGCGACAGCCAGACGACGGCCCAGACCCTGAGTTCGACCCTGTCGGCGGGAGTGTTGATCGGTCTGGCGACCCTGGCGAGCGGTCCGTTGTACGACGCCTATGGCGCGGGCGGATACTTGGCGATGGCCGGCCTGGCCGGATTGGGCCTGATCGCCGTCATGGCCTTGAAGCCGATGCTGGTTGCTCGGGCTAGGTTCGAGGCGACAGGGCCATATGGCCGGCCATGA
- a CDS encoding LysR family transcriptional regulator, which translates to MSRLPDLEAMAIFAKVAEAQSFSGAADVMGMSKATVSKAVTRLEQQLKTTLLHRTSRRFSLTDAGRTLAARAGLMLAEAEGAVSEALDMSVTPRGLVRLATPMSFGMAYVAPSLPEFLATHPDVSIDLHLSDEVIDLVGGGFDCALRIAALPDSSLTARRLRPVERRLVASPDYLAQRGRPTHPHDLERHACLGYAYMSTPDVWRFINDAGEEVSVRPRGPLRANNSDALTASLCAGLGVFPQPDFIYWKDVADGHLETVMSEWRLAPIALHLVAPGGGPRPARVTAMMDYLARRFSGPLWPGDTVGR; encoded by the coding sequence ATGTCCCGCCTGCCCGACCTCGAGGCCATGGCCATCTTCGCCAAGGTGGCGGAGGCCCAGTCCTTTTCCGGCGCGGCCGACGTAATGGGAATGTCCAAGGCGACCGTGTCCAAGGCGGTTACACGGCTGGAGCAGCAGCTGAAGACCACCCTGCTGCACCGGACCTCGCGCCGCTTCTCCCTGACCGACGCGGGTCGGACCCTGGCGGCGCGCGCGGGCCTGATGCTGGCCGAGGCCGAGGGAGCGGTGTCGGAGGCCCTGGACATGTCGGTGACGCCGCGCGGCCTCGTGCGGCTGGCCACCCCCATGTCCTTCGGCATGGCCTATGTCGCCCCCTCCCTGCCCGAGTTTCTGGCCACCCATCCCGACGTCTCTATCGACCTGCATCTGTCGGACGAGGTGATCGACCTGGTCGGCGGCGGATTCGATTGCGCCCTGCGCATCGCCGCCCTGCCGGATTCCTCCCTGACGGCGCGTCGGCTGCGACCCGTCGAGCGCCGGCTGGTGGCCTCGCCGGACTATCTGGCTCAGCGCGGGCGCCCGACCCATCCGCACGATCTGGAGCGTCACGCCTGTCTCGGCTACGCCTACATGTCCACGCCCGATGTCTGGCGGTTCATCAACGACGCGGGCGAGGAGGTGTCGGTCCGGCCGCGCGGCCCGTTGCGGGCCAACAACTCCGACGCCCTGACCGCCTCGCTGTGCGCCGGACTGGGCGTGTTTCCCCAGCCGGACTTCATCTACTGGAAGGACGTCGCCGACGGTCATCTGGAGACCGTGATGAGCGAATGGCGACTGGCGCCCATCGCCCTGCACCTGGTCGCGCCGGGGGGCGGGCCGCGACCGGCGCGGGTCACGGCCATGATGGACTATCTGGCCAGACGGTTCAGCGGCCCCCTGTGGCCCGGTGATACGGTCGGCCGCTGA